From Diadema setosum chromosome 5, eeDiaSeto1, whole genome shotgun sequence, the proteins below share one genomic window:
- the LOC140229293 gene encoding uncharacterized protein: protein MGVVASNFQGDDGSIVGEIAQPTSDDWISKHAEACKMPETHVRKLWEAFKDLGGDESGQVPQNVIENVRNADSNSLFLEKILKQFPITKNGGITFQTYCNATKWFSDGTTETRIRGAFRVLNNGYPLTETILVEILREIYSDTSEAVIKRTAQVFLEEVDVKGRGSIDEKDFVSWVQKMPADVVEQIMKFDVLPSSPAGEGHEPREGSDPNRPSTQTLRQVAAQVKNRDWLLLANKLGFTEEEIKEVGDSLGERKDDELLFELLKTWREKTDAVVTVATLKEALVSCSMGDVAETLK, encoded by the exons ATGGGAGTCGTAGCTTCGAATTTCCAAGGCGATGATGGTTCTATTGTCGGTGAAATTGCACAGCCAACCAGCGACGACTGGATATCCAAACACGCAGAAGCGTGTAAAA TGCCTGAGACACATGTACGGAAGCTCTGGGAGGCATTCAAAGATCTTGGAGGTGACGAGAGTGGACAAGTTCCTCAGAATGTTATTGAGAATGTCAGAAATGCTGACAGCAATAGCCTGTTTCTGGAAAAG ATACTGAAGCAGTTTCCGATCACCAAGAATGGAGGCATCACCTTTCAAACCTACTGCAATGCCACAAAGTGGTTCAGTGATGGCACTACTGAAACTAGAATAAGAG GTGCATTTCGAGTGTTGAACAATGGCTACCCCCTGACTGAAACTATCCTGGTAGAAATACTCAGAGAAATATACTCGGATACTAGTGAG GCAGTCATTAAACGAACGGCACAAGTCTTCCTCGAGGAGGTAGACGTCAAGGGTCGAGGGTCAATCGACGAGAAGGACTTTGTCTCGTGGGTTCAGAAGATGCCAGCGGATGTGGTGGAACAGATCATGAAGTTTGACGTCCTTCCATCTTCCCCGGCTGGGGAAGGTCAT GAGCCACGTGAGGGTTCTGACCCCAACCGCCCATCCACCCAGACTTTGCGCCAAGTGGCAGCCCAAGTCAAGAATCGTGACTGGTTGCTCCTGGCCAATAAGCTTGGTTTCACCGAGGAGGAGATCAAGGAAGTTGGTGACAGCCTCGGAGAACGAAAAGATGATGAG CTGCTCTTTGAACTCCTGAAGACTTGGCGGGAAAAGACTGATGCAGTTGTCACCGTGGCAACCCTGAAGGAGGCATTGGTGTCATGCAGCATGGGGGATGTTGCAGAGACCCTCAAGTGA